A window of the Vigna angularis cultivar LongXiaoDou No.4 chromosome 3, ASM1680809v1, whole genome shotgun sequence genome harbors these coding sequences:
- the LOC108325028 gene encoding beta-carotene hydroxylase 2, chloroplastic: protein MAAGLSTAANLKPYSLLQPPISLPKPNQSLFFHPLKPFHRSTILRLRPPRRTSGFSVCVLMEDPKRNLQIKTNEEEEQEVNPGSVSAGVEEKLARKRSQRFTYLVAAVMSSFGITSMAVFAVYYRFSWQMEGGDFPWSEMLGTFSLSVGAAVAMEFWARWAHRALWHASLWHMHESHHRPREGPFELNDVFAIVNAVPAIALLSYGFFHKGLVPGLCFGAGLGITVFGMAYMFVHDGLVHKRFPVGPIANVPYFRRVAAAHQLHHTDKFNGVPYGLFLGPRELEEVGGVEELEKEISRRIRSGS from the exons ATGGCGGCAGGACTCTCCACCGCCGCGAACTTAAAGCCCTACAGTCTGCTCCAACCTCCAATTTCTCTCCCTAAACCAAACCAATCACTTTTCTTCCACCCCTTAAAACCTTTCCATCGAAGCACAATCCTTCGGCTAAGACCCCCCCGAAGAACGAGTGGCTTCTCCGTTTGTGTCCTCATGGAGGATCCCAAACGGAACCTCCAGATCAAAACcaacgaagaagaagaacaagaagtgAATCCTGGATCTGTGTCTGCAGGAGTGGAAGAGAAATTGGCCAGAAAGAGGTCCCAGAGGTTCACTTACCTCGTGGCGGCTGTTATGTCTAGCTTTGGCATCACCTCCATGGCAGTCTTCGCCGTTTATTATAGATTCTCCTGGCAAATGGAG GGTGGAGATTTTCCTTGGTCTGAAATGTTAGGCACATTTTCCCTCTCCGTTGGAGCTGCC GTGGCGATGGAATTTTGGGCAAGATGGGCTCATAGAGCACTTTGGCATGCTTCCTTGTGGCACATGCATGAG TCGCACCATCGACCAAGAGAGGGACCATTCGAGCTTAACGATGTTTTTGCAATTGTTAACGCTGTTCCTGCGATCGCTCTTCTCTCATACGGTTTTTTCCACAAGGGTCTGGTCCCTGGCCTCTGCTTCGGTGCA GGCCTTGGAATCACGGTGTTCGGGATGGCCTACATGTTTGTCCACGATGGACTGGTTCATAAGAGATTCCCAGTGGGCCCCATTGCCAACGTGCCCTACTTCAGAAGAGTTGCTGCTGCTCAccaa CTCCACCATACAGACAAATTCAACGGTGTGCCATATGGGCTGTTTTTGGGACCAAGG GAACTTGAAGAAGTGGGAGGGGTTGAAGAGCTAGAGAAAGAGATAAGTAGGAGAATAAGATCGGGTTCATGA
- the LOC108325266 gene encoding probable polygalacturonase — protein sequence MCPRLGNSIVIGVISVILILGSEKVKVAECKAANGGIEYTAINCRKHSAVLTDFGGVGDGVTSNTKAFRNAISNLSHYASDGGAQLIVPPGKWLTGPFNLTSHFTLFLHNKALILASQNESEWPHLPVLPSYGRGRDAPHGRFGSLIFGTNLTDVVITGQNGSIDGQGAYWWKKFHNKKLNLTRPYMIELMYSDQIQISSLTLLNSPSYFIHPVYSSNIIMQGLTINAPINSPNTDGIDPDSCTNVRIEDCYIVSGDDCVSIKSGWDEYGIKFAMPSQHIVIKRFTCVSPDSTMIALGSEMSGGISDVRAEDLTAINTESAIRIKTAVGRGGYVKDIFVKGMNLTTMKYVFWMTGAYKSHPDPNYDPKALPNITGINYRDVVATQVMMSARLQGISNNPFTNICISNVTIQFNEKPKKHQWNCTDVSGVTNKVTPPPCESLPEKEQLQCPFPTNSLPIESVKLKSCSTNAFF from the exons ATGTGTCCACGACTTGGGAATTccatt GTGATTGGTGTGATCTCCGTAATTCTGATATTGGGATCAGAAAAAGTAAAGGTTGCAGAATGCAAGGCGGCGAATGGGGGAATTGAATACACAGCCATTAATTGCAGAAAGCACAGTGCAGTTTTGACAGATTTTGGTGGAGTTGGTGATGGCGTTACATCGAATACCAAAGCCTTTCGAAATGCAATAAGCAATCTCAGTCACTATGCATCTGACGGCGGTGCACAACTCATAGTGCCACCGGGAAAATGGCTAACGGGACCCTTTAATCTCACAAGCCATTTCACTCTTTTTCTTCACAACAAAGCTCTTATTCTTGCCTCTCAG AATGAATCGGAATGGCCTCATCTTCCTGTGTTACCTTCTTATGGAAGAGGGAGAGATGCTCCTCATGGAAGGTTTGGCAGTCTAATTTTTGGAACCAACCTCACTGATGTTGTAATTACAG GTCAAAATGGTAGCATTGATGGACAAGGAGCTTATTGGTGGAAGAAGTTCCATAACAAAAAGTTGAATCTGACCAGGCCATACATGATTGAGCTCATGTACTCTGATCAAATCCAGATATCATCTCTCACTTTACTCAACTCTCCATCCTATTTTATCCATCCAGTTTACAGCAG TAACATAATAATGCAAGGACTTACCATCAATGCTCCAATAAACTCTCCCAACACAGATGGGATAGATCCAG ATTCATGTACAAATGTTAGGATTGAAGACTGCTACATTGTTTCTGGTGATGACTGCGTTTCAATAAAAAGTGGATGGGATGAGTATGGGATAAAATTTGCAATGCCATCTCAACACATAGTGATTAAAAGGTTTACTTGTGTATCCCCTGATAGTACGATGATTGCTTTAGGCAGTGAAATGTCTGGAGGAATCTCTGATGTTAGAGCTGAAGATCTGACTGCCATCAACACTGAATCAGCTATAAGAATAAAAACAGCAGTGGGTAGAGGTGGGTATGTGAAAGACATATTTGTGAAAGGAATGAACCTGACAACCATGAAGTATGTGTTTTGGATGACTGGCGCTTACAAATCACACCCTGATCCAAACTATGATCCCAAAGCACTACCCAACATTACTGGGATAAATTACAGAGACGTTGTTGCAACACAGGTCATGATGTCTGCAAGACTCCAAGGAATTTCTAACAACCCTTTCACCAACATTTGCATCTCCAATGTCACCATCCAATTCAATGAAAAACCAAAGAAGCATCAATGGAATTGCACTGATGTTTCTGGAGTCACAAACAAGGTCACTCCTCCTCCTTGCGAATCGTTGCCAGAGAAAGAGCAACTCCAGTGTCCTTTTCCGACCAACTCTCTGCCCATTGAATCTGTTAAGCTCAAGTCTTGTTCTACCAATGCCTTCTTCTAA
- the LOC108326432 gene encoding uncharacterized protein LOC108326432, translated as MSQENGTATFSTTSPLDVHVRDPNKRLKISYTREFLLSLDQTDLTVKFPSVLDDEASELFSLRLCVPDPRCQKSVPQNFSLEVPRDINSLLHRSDEPYRPPCRYKSLPSTRHSNDLLNGDISGSCECANQEIADREIWRKGRISICRPSEACISPTSVGKEKQFASMVDDCESSTVYCRGISVGMKQNPSSPDFHVRRELKLNSFTDSIDGESSSSSELCLPDEDSLITFDELFLLSDVENLAVVDSSMSSTAERSPIEAEVFSPSSPREMIEKLVEFILNEESSTPNVDDPMVHHGTGLGCFSHSTHAQQNHAEFCSNHLNPERKDQLDHNRFQINSIDSVVHSFFSHSFPSNPFSQHFPLYHDELERFDHGVSQTMFQQIINPDKLHVRSLSVSKSGVPLHLPALQMASCTQKLNSMPTGTFAYQEPKNYGDFVKSSLGSL; from the exons ATGAGCCAAGAAAATGGCACTGCTACATTCTCTACTACGTCTCCTTTGGATGTTCACGTCCGAGATCCTAACAA GCGCTTAAAAATTTCATACACAAGAGAATTTCTTCTCTCCTTAGACCAAACGGACCTAACAGTGAAGTTTCCTTC TGTGCTTGATGACGAGGCATCCGAACTTTTCTCTTTACGTTTATGTGTTCCAG ATCCCAGGTGTCAAAAAAGTGTTCCTCAAAATTTTTCTCTGGAGGTTCCTCGTGATATTAATAGTCTATTGCATAGAAGTGATGAACCATACAGGCCCCCATGTCGCTACAAG TCACTTCCTTCAACTAGACATAGCAATGACTTGCTTAACGGTGACATATCTGGATCTTGTGAGTGTGCAAATCAAGAGATAGCAGATAGGGAAATATGGAGAAAAG GAAGAATTTCAATATGTCGTCCCTCAGAAGCTTGTATCTCTCCTACTAGTGTGGGAAAGGAAAAACAGTTCGCTTCAATGGTTGATGACTGTGAATCATCTACGGTCTATTGTAGAGGCATTTCAGTTGGCATGAAGCAAAATCCATCCAGCCCTGATTTCCACGTGCGACGGGAGTTGAAGTTAAATTCTTTCACTGATAGCATAGACGGAGAATCGAGTTCGAGCAGTGAACTTTGCTTGCCTGACGAAGACAGTTTAATTACATTTGATGAACTATTCTTGCTGTCCGATGTGGAAAATTTGGCTGTGGTTGATAGTTCCATGTCTAGTACCGCTGAAAGGAGTCCAATTGAAGCTGAGGTGTTTAGTCCAAGCTCACCTCGAGAAATGATTGAAAAGCTAGTGGAATTTATACTCAATGAAGAAAGTTCTACACCAAATGTGGATGATCCAATGGTGCACCATGGAACTGGGTTGGGCTGCTTTTCCCACTCTACGCATGCACAACAAAATCACGCCGAGTTCTGCTCCAATCATTTGAATCCAGAGAGGAAGGATCAACTGGACCATAATAGATTTCAAATAAACTCCATTGATTCGGTcgttcattcttttttttcccACTCTTTCCCATCCAATCCATTTTCTCAACATTTCCCTCTTTATCACGACGAGCTGGAAAGGTTTGATCATGGAGTTAGTCAAACAATGTTCCAGCAGATTATAAATCCTGATAAACTTCATGTCCGTTCATTAAGTGTATCCAAAAGTGGAGTTCCACTGCATCTGCCTGCACTCCAGATGGCTTCTTGCACACAAAAGCTAAATTCGATGCCGACTGGAACCTTCGCGTATCAGGAGCCAAAAAACTACGGGGATTTTGTAAAATCAAGTCTCG GGTCATTGTAA
- the LOC108326433 gene encoding protein REVEILLE 6 isoform X1: protein MVSKNSNPSEAFYMGPSAMSLPGILPFVAATAADSLEDPAKKTRKPYTITKSRESWTEPEHDKFLEALQLLVERERIRRELGRFDRDWKKIEAFVGSKTVIQIRSHAQKYFLKVQKNGTSEHLPPPRPKRKAAHPYPQKASKNVPMLSQVSGSFQSSSALLEPGYIMKRDSSAMLKTPIINAAASSWSNNSLQKSTNLLHGHKVNNCCSNGGSPRAQLVGEANGQGNNIHPLRILPDFGQVYGFIGSVFDPNVTGHLQKLKRMDPIDVETVLLLMRNLSINLVSPDFEDHRRLLASYEVEPESDNYYINADRNMVEGQLKSVT, encoded by the exons ATGGTATCTAAAAACTCCAACCCTTCAGAGGCTTTTTACATGGGCCCTTCTGCTATGTCGCTCCCCGGAATACTTCCTTTTGTCGCCGCTACCGCTGCCGATTCTCTTGAGGACCCTGCTAAGAAGACTCGCAAACCTTACACTATCACCAAGTCTAGGGAGAGTTGGACCGAACCCGAGCACGACAAGTTCCTCGAAGCTCTTCAGCT ACTCGTCGAAAGAGAGAGAATCAGAAGGGAATTAGGCAG ATTTGACCGTGACTGGAAAAAGATTGAAGCATTTGTTGGATCAAAGACAGTTATCCAG ATACGAAGCCATGCTCAGAAATACTTTCTAAAAGTTCAGAAGAATGGGACAAGTGAACATCTTCCTCCACCCAGACCAAAAAGAAAAGCTGCTCATCCATACCCTCAGAAAGCTTCAAAAAATG TTCCAATGCTCTCACAAGTATCAGGGTCCTTTCAATCATCATCGGCTTTGCTTGAACCAGGGTACATTATGAAGCGTGATTCTTCAGCAATGCTTAAAACTCCTATTATTAACGCTGCAGCGTCTTCCTGGTCAAACAATTCTCTGCAGAAAAGCACCAATTTATTGCATG GCCACAAAGTGAATAATTGTTGCAGTAACGGTGGAAGTCCTAGAGCACAGTTGGTTGGTGAAGCTAATGGTCAAGGGAATAATATCCATCCATTGAGAA TTCTTCCAGATTTTGGTCAAGTTTACGGCTTCATTGGTAGTGTATTTGATCCAAATGTAACTGGACATCTGCAGAAACTGAAACGAATGGACCCTATAGATGTTGAGACA GTGCTATTGTTGATGAGAAACCTGTCTATCAATTTAGTAAGCCCAGATTTTGAGGACCAT AGAAGGCTGCTTGCATCATATGAAGTGGAACCTGAGTCAGATAACTATTATATCAATGCAGATCGAAACATGGTTGAAGGGCAGTTGAAGAGTGTTACTTAG
- the LOC108326433 gene encoding protein REVEILLE 6 isoform X2: MVSKNSNPSEAFYMGPSAMSLPGILPFVAATAADSLEDPAKKTRKPYTITKSRESWTEPEHDKFLEALQLFDRDWKKIEAFVGSKTVIQIRSHAQKYFLKVQKNGTSEHLPPPRPKRKAAHPYPQKASKNVPMLSQVSGSFQSSSALLEPGYIMKRDSSAMLKTPIINAAASSWSNNSLQKSTNLLHGHKVNNCCSNGGSPRAQLVGEANGQGNNIHPLRILPDFGQVYGFIGSVFDPNVTGHLQKLKRMDPIDVETVLLLMRNLSINLVSPDFEDHRRLLASYEVEPESDNYYINADRNMVEGQLKSVT; this comes from the exons ATGGTATCTAAAAACTCCAACCCTTCAGAGGCTTTTTACATGGGCCCTTCTGCTATGTCGCTCCCCGGAATACTTCCTTTTGTCGCCGCTACCGCTGCCGATTCTCTTGAGGACCCTGCTAAGAAGACTCGCAAACCTTACACTATCACCAAGTCTAGGGAGAGTTGGACCGAACCCGAGCACGACAAGTTCCTCGAAGCTCTTCAGCT ATTTGACCGTGACTGGAAAAAGATTGAAGCATTTGTTGGATCAAAGACAGTTATCCAG ATACGAAGCCATGCTCAGAAATACTTTCTAAAAGTTCAGAAGAATGGGACAAGTGAACATCTTCCTCCACCCAGACCAAAAAGAAAAGCTGCTCATCCATACCCTCAGAAAGCTTCAAAAAATG TTCCAATGCTCTCACAAGTATCAGGGTCCTTTCAATCATCATCGGCTTTGCTTGAACCAGGGTACATTATGAAGCGTGATTCTTCAGCAATGCTTAAAACTCCTATTATTAACGCTGCAGCGTCTTCCTGGTCAAACAATTCTCTGCAGAAAAGCACCAATTTATTGCATG GCCACAAAGTGAATAATTGTTGCAGTAACGGTGGAAGTCCTAGAGCACAGTTGGTTGGTGAAGCTAATGGTCAAGGGAATAATATCCATCCATTGAGAA TTCTTCCAGATTTTGGTCAAGTTTACGGCTTCATTGGTAGTGTATTTGATCCAAATGTAACTGGACATCTGCAGAAACTGAAACGAATGGACCCTATAGATGTTGAGACA GTGCTATTGTTGATGAGAAACCTGTCTATCAATTTAGTAAGCCCAGATTTTGAGGACCAT AGAAGGCTGCTTGCATCATATGAAGTGGAACCTGAGTCAGATAACTATTATATCAATGCAGATCGAAACATGGTTGAAGGGCAGTTGAAGAGTGTTACTTAG
- the LOC108326433 gene encoding protein REVEILLE 6 isoform X3, producing MVSKNSNPSEAFYMGPSAMSLPGILPFVAATAADSLEDPAKKTRKPYTITKSRESWTEPEHDKFLEALQLLVERERIRRELGRFDRDWKKIEAFVGSKTVIQIRSHAQKYFLKVQKNGTSEHLPPPRPKRKAAHPYPQKASKNVPMLSQVSGSFQSSSALLEPGYIMKRDSSAMLKTPIINAAASSWSNNSLQKSTNLLHGHKVNNCCSNGGSPRAQLVGEANGQGNNIHPLRILPDFGQVYGFIGSVFDPNVTGHLQKLKRMDPIDVETVLLLMRNLSINLVSPDFEDHAACII from the exons ATGGTATCTAAAAACTCCAACCCTTCAGAGGCTTTTTACATGGGCCCTTCTGCTATGTCGCTCCCCGGAATACTTCCTTTTGTCGCCGCTACCGCTGCCGATTCTCTTGAGGACCCTGCTAAGAAGACTCGCAAACCTTACACTATCACCAAGTCTAGGGAGAGTTGGACCGAACCCGAGCACGACAAGTTCCTCGAAGCTCTTCAGCT ACTCGTCGAAAGAGAGAGAATCAGAAGGGAATTAGGCAG ATTTGACCGTGACTGGAAAAAGATTGAAGCATTTGTTGGATCAAAGACAGTTATCCAG ATACGAAGCCATGCTCAGAAATACTTTCTAAAAGTTCAGAAGAATGGGACAAGTGAACATCTTCCTCCACCCAGACCAAAAAGAAAAGCTGCTCATCCATACCCTCAGAAAGCTTCAAAAAATG TTCCAATGCTCTCACAAGTATCAGGGTCCTTTCAATCATCATCGGCTTTGCTTGAACCAGGGTACATTATGAAGCGTGATTCTTCAGCAATGCTTAAAACTCCTATTATTAACGCTGCAGCGTCTTCCTGGTCAAACAATTCTCTGCAGAAAAGCACCAATTTATTGCATG GCCACAAAGTGAATAATTGTTGCAGTAACGGTGGAAGTCCTAGAGCACAGTTGGTTGGTGAAGCTAATGGTCAAGGGAATAATATCCATCCATTGAGAA TTCTTCCAGATTTTGGTCAAGTTTACGGCTTCATTGGTAGTGTATTTGATCCAAATGTAACTGGACATCTGCAGAAACTGAAACGAATGGACCCTATAGATGTTGAGACA GTGCTATTGTTGATGAGAAACCTGTCTATCAATTTAGTAAGCCCAGATTTTGAGGACCAT GCTGCTTGCATCATATGA
- the LOC108326433 gene encoding protein REVEILLE 6 isoform X4 — protein sequence MVSKNSNPSEAFYMGPSAMSLPGILPFVAATAADSLEDPAKKTRKPYTITKSRESWTEPEHDKFLEALQLLVERERIRRELGRFDRDWKKIEAFVGSKTVIQIRSHAQKYFLKVQKNGTSEHLPPPRPKRKAAHPYPQKASKNVPMLSQVSGSFQSSSALLEPGYIMKRDSSAMLKTPIINAAASSWSNNSLQKSTNLLHGHKVNNCCSNGGSPRAQLVGEANGQGNNIHPLRILPDFGQVYGFIGSVFDPNVTGHLQKLKRMDPIDVETVLLLMRNLSINLVSPDFEDHKLE from the exons ATGGTATCTAAAAACTCCAACCCTTCAGAGGCTTTTTACATGGGCCCTTCTGCTATGTCGCTCCCCGGAATACTTCCTTTTGTCGCCGCTACCGCTGCCGATTCTCTTGAGGACCCTGCTAAGAAGACTCGCAAACCTTACACTATCACCAAGTCTAGGGAGAGTTGGACCGAACCCGAGCACGACAAGTTCCTCGAAGCTCTTCAGCT ACTCGTCGAAAGAGAGAGAATCAGAAGGGAATTAGGCAG ATTTGACCGTGACTGGAAAAAGATTGAAGCATTTGTTGGATCAAAGACAGTTATCCAG ATACGAAGCCATGCTCAGAAATACTTTCTAAAAGTTCAGAAGAATGGGACAAGTGAACATCTTCCTCCACCCAGACCAAAAAGAAAAGCTGCTCATCCATACCCTCAGAAAGCTTCAAAAAATG TTCCAATGCTCTCACAAGTATCAGGGTCCTTTCAATCATCATCGGCTTTGCTTGAACCAGGGTACATTATGAAGCGTGATTCTTCAGCAATGCTTAAAACTCCTATTATTAACGCTGCAGCGTCTTCCTGGTCAAACAATTCTCTGCAGAAAAGCACCAATTTATTGCATG GCCACAAAGTGAATAATTGTTGCAGTAACGGTGGAAGTCCTAGAGCACAGTTGGTTGGTGAAGCTAATGGTCAAGGGAATAATATCCATCCATTGAGAA TTCTTCCAGATTTTGGTCAAGTTTACGGCTTCATTGGTAGTGTATTTGATCCAAATGTAACTGGACATCTGCAGAAACTGAAACGAATGGACCCTATAGATGTTGAGACA GTGCTATTGTTGATGAGAAACCTGTCTATCAATTTAGTAAGCCCAGATTTTGAGGACCAT AAACTTGAATGA